The proteins below are encoded in one region of Bacillota bacterium LX-D:
- a CDS encoding MFS transporter has product MSRELDTIFKNRFVQVIMLSGVLLQIGIWVRNFAILLFVMEKTNNNAVAVSLISVAEFVPIFLFSFIGGTFADRWRPKLTMIWCDLVSAISVFLVLLTIIFGRWESVFFVTFISAILSQFSQPSAMKLIKVHVPGQQLQIVMSMFQTLMATFMIIGPMLGTLVYQRFGIYLAVSIMGAAFLLSACVLILLPSDQEESKNVAGEFWVEFKAGFSYVWSKKELSFLGTIFFISGLAVGIIQPLAIFIVVERLNLPKESLQWLLAVNGAAMLLGGVVVAGLAKRVTPQKLLFMGLLADTITVAGVGLSTNWYLTLFFQFLSGFFMPCIHIGTNTLILCQTEENFVGRVNGVLNPLFIGSMLFTMSLAGWLKLHLSLVVVYCISSILFLLGLLLTVPLLKIKENKTA; this is encoded by the coding sequence TTGTCTAGAGAATTAGATACTATTTTTAAAAACCGTTTCGTACAGGTAATTATGCTTTCGGGGGTTTTATTGCAAATTGGGATTTGGGTGCGGAATTTTGCAATCCTTCTGTTTGTTATGGAAAAAACCAACAACAATGCTGTAGCCGTATCCTTAATTTCCGTTGCAGAATTTGTGCCGATTTTTTTATTTTCTTTTATCGGCGGAACATTTGCTGATCGTTGGCGACCTAAGTTAACTATGATTTGGTGCGATTTGGTAAGCGCCATTTCCGTTTTTCTTGTCTTATTAACTATAATTTTTGGTAGATGGGAATCAGTCTTTTTCGTTACTTTTATTTCAGCTATACTTTCCCAGTTTTCCCAGCCATCTGCCATGAAACTTATTAAGGTCCATGTACCAGGGCAACAATTACAAATTGTCATGTCCATGTTTCAAACATTAATGGCTACCTTTATGATTATTGGACCTATGCTAGGAACATTAGTCTATCAAAGGTTTGGCATTTATCTAGCCGTTAGCATCATGGGAGCAGCATTTTTACTTTCGGCCTGCGTGTTAATATTACTCCCCTCTGATCAAGAAGAAAGTAAAAACGTTGCAGGGGAATTTTGGGTGGAGTTTAAGGCCGGATTTTCCTATGTTTGGTCTAAAAAAGAGCTTTCTTTTCTCGGAACAATCTTTTTTATTTCCGGTTTAGCAGTAGGTATTATTCAGCCTCTGGCAATATTTATCGTCGTCGAGCGCTTAAACTTACCTAAGGAAAGCCTGCAGTGGCTCTTGGCAGTAAATGGAGCTGCCATGCTTTTAGGGGGCGTTGTAGTTGCCGGTTTAGCCAAAAGGGTTACTCCTCAAAAGTTGCTGTTTATGGGCTTGTTAGCTGATACCATAACAGTTGCAGGAGTAGGACTATCTACTAATTGGTATTTGACGCTATTTTTTCAATTTTTAAGCGGGTTTTTTATGCCGTGTATTCATATAGGTACTAATACCTTAATTCTTTGCCAAACGGAAGAAAATTTTGTTGGCAGAGTAAACGGAGTTTTAAATCCACTATTTATTGGATCTATGCTATTTACCATGAGCCTTGCCGGTTGGCTGAAGCTGCATTTATCCTTAGTTGTAGTTTACTGTATTTCCAGTATCTTATTTTTATTGGGTCTGCTTTTGACGGTTCCTCTTTTAAAAATAAAAGAGAACAAAACTGCATAA
- a CDS encoding glycerol dehydrogenase — protein MIRVLISPGKYVQGAGALGEIEKHIKSLGANALIISDPFMLSTVDSNLVPRLSSIKHGVEKFNGECSKTEINRLQEVAKKQNADIILGFGGGKTLDTAKAVAYYAKLPVVVIPTIASTDAPCSALSVIYTETGEFAEYLMLPKNPDVVLLDTTIIAKAPSRFLVAGMGDALATKFEAGASAKAYRSAMSGGLPTFSALALADLCYQTLLEYGLPALEAVEHNAVTPAVEKIVEANTLLSGLGFESGGLAAAHAIHNGFTTLEQTHHYYHGEKVAFSTIVQLVLEDRATDEIMEVIEFCHSVGLPITLKELGIEEVKEDELMKVAEVATVQGETIHNLPFPVEAKMVYNAILGADALGQLF, from the coding sequence ATGATTCGTGTTCTTATCTCCCCAGGAAAATATGTTCAAGGTGCCGGAGCCTTAGGAGAAATTGAAAAGCATATTAAAAGTCTTGGAGCTAATGCCTTAATTATTTCAGACCCTTTTATGCTTAGTACTGTTGACAGTAACCTGGTGCCGAGACTAAGTAGTATTAAACATGGGGTAGAGAAATTTAATGGAGAATGTTCAAAAACAGAGATAAACCGTTTGCAGGAAGTAGCTAAAAAACAAAATGCTGATATTATTCTTGGTTTCGGAGGTGGAAAAACATTAGACACAGCAAAAGCTGTAGCTTACTATGCTAAGCTTCCGGTTGTGGTCATACCTACCATCGCCTCTACTGATGCTCCTTGCAGCGCCCTATCTGTAATTTATACTGAAACAGGAGAATTTGCAGAATATCTAATGCTGCCTAAGAACCCAGATGTAGTACTGCTGGATACAACAATTATTGCTAAAGCCCCGTCCAGATTTCTGGTAGCAGGTATGGGGGATGCTCTAGCAACTAAATTTGAAGCAGGAGCAAGTGCTAAAGCTTACCGTAGTGCTATGTCGGGGGGACTGCCGACTTTCAGTGCTTTGGCTTTAGCAGATTTATGCTACCAAACCCTTCTTGAATATGGTTTGCCTGCTTTAGAGGCCGTAGAGCACAACGCCGTAACCCCTGCTGTAGAAAAAATAGTCGAAGCCAATACACTCCTTAGCGGCTTAGGATTTGAAAGCGGCGGACTTGCTGCAGCACACGCTATTCATAATGGTTTTACAACTTTGGAACAAACTCATCACTATTATCATGGAGAAAAAGTAGCATTTTCAACTATAGTACAATTAGTACTGGAAGATCGCGCTACAGATGAAATAATGGAAGTAATTGAGTTTTGTCATTCCGTAGGGCTGCCGATTACATTAAAGGAATTAGGTATTGAGGAAGTAAAAGAAGATGAGCTAATGAAAGTAGCTGAAGTCGCTACTGTCCAAGGAGAAACAATTCATAATCTTCCTTTCCCGGTAGAAGCCAAAATGGTCTACAATGCTATTCTTGGCGCTGACGCTTTAGGGCAGCTTTTTTAA
- a CDS encoding accessory gene regulator B family protein — protein sequence MNYSILSLEKLSNYLAEESGRDQEVILYGLQILSSVLMGYVFLIIISWALGIFVPVITAALTSSIFRAFSGGAHASSKLRCSIIGLLILIPIGFCAKYTYVAIYPLINYIVLFVVLCGIYVIYKYVPADTPQKPINSTLQKKVLKTVSMVLFMIWIIVCFLLSNKTNNPFVALLVYASTLGMFWQLVSVTPWGYKFVDNIDHILQLSKERRD from the coding sequence ATGAATTATTCTATATTATCCTTAGAAAAATTATCTAATTATTTGGCCGAAGAATCCGGCCGAGATCAAGAAGTAATTTTATATGGATTACAAATCCTGTCCTCAGTGCTGATGGGTTATGTATTTTTAATAATAATATCCTGGGCCTTGGGTATTTTTGTTCCAGTGATTACGGCTGCTCTTACAAGTTCTATTTTTAGGGCTTTTTCAGGAGGAGCCCATGCCTCATCCAAATTAAGATGCAGTATAATTGGTTTGCTTATTTTAATTCCCATAGGTTTTTGTGCAAAGTACACGTATGTGGCAATATATCCTTTGATAAATTATATAGTTTTATTTGTTGTACTCTGTGGTATATATGTTATTTACAAGTATGTGCCTGCAGACACCCCGCAAAAACCTATAAATTCTACTTTACAAAAAAAAGTTCTCAAAACGGTTTCGATGGTTTTATTTATGATCTGGATAATTGTCTGTTTTTTATTATCCAACAAAACAAATAATCCGTTTGTTGCTTTACTTGTTTATGCCAGCACTTTGGGAATGTTTTGGCAGTTGGTTTCAGTTACCCCCTGGGGTTATAAATTTGTCGACAACATTGATCATATTCTGCAACTTTCCAAAGAAAGGAGGGATTAG
- a CDS encoding cyclic lactone autoinducer peptide, whose amino-acid sequence MKRIVISLLASMVTLFAFVNMASACAIFGYQPEVPAKLKK is encoded by the coding sequence ATGAAAAGAATAGTTATAAGTTTACTTGCTTCTATGGTTACCTTGTTTGCTTTCGTGAATATGGCATCGGCTTGTGCAATTTTTGGATATCAACCGGAAGTTCCTGCGAAACTGAAAAAATAA
- a CDS encoding YitT family protein has protein sequence MTKKHHILREIKRYLLLFIGSILAAVGLEIFLIPNNIIDGGIVGISIISSYLTKLPLGLFIVILNLPFLILGYKQIGKTFVISSLFSIVSLSFWVSVFTPIPGLTQDILLATVFGGMILGMGVGIIIRYGGSLDGTEMVAIMINKQTPFSVGETVMFFNIFILSSAGLIFGWDRAMYSLIAYFIAFKVIDITIEGLDEVKAAMIISDYGEEIADAITARLGRGVTFLEGRGGFSKNKKTILYSVVTRLEVAKLKSIIYDKDENAFVTINDVFDIMGGKHKKRAIH, from the coding sequence ATGACCAAAAAACACCATATTTTAAGAGAGATAAAAAGATATTTATTGCTTTTTATTGGTTCAATTTTAGCTGCTGTCGGCCTTGAAATTTTTCTTATCCCCAACAATATTATTGATGGGGGGATAGTTGGTATCTCCATCATTAGCAGTTACTTAACGAAACTTCCCCTCGGCCTATTCATTGTGATTCTAAATTTACCTTTTCTAATTTTAGGTTATAAGCAAATCGGAAAAACCTTTGTTATTTCCTCCCTTTTTTCTATAGTTTCACTTTCATTTTGGGTATCAGTCTTTACTCCCATTCCGGGTCTTACGCAAGATATTTTACTAGCAACAGTTTTTGGCGGCATGATTTTAGGTATGGGTGTAGGAATTATTATCCGCTATGGTGGTTCCCTGGACGGAACTGAAATGGTTGCCATAATGATAAACAAGCAAACGCCTTTTTCCGTAGGTGAAACGGTGATGTTTTTTAATATTTTTATTCTCAGCAGTGCCGGATTGATTTTCGGCTGGGATAGAGCCATGTATTCTTTGATTGCTTATTTTATTGCTTTTAAGGTCATCGATATTACCATTGAAGGTCTTGATGAAGTGAAGGCTGCTATGATAATTTCAGATTATGGTGAAGAAATTGCCGATGCTATTACTGCTCGCTTAGGAAGGGGAGTAACTTTTTTAGAGGGAAGAGGCGGTTTCTCAAAAAACAAGAAGACTATTCTTTACTCTGTAGTTACCAGACTGGAGGTTGCTAAACTAAAGTCAATTATTTATGACAAAGATGAAAATGCCTTTGTGACTATTAATGATGTTTTTGACATAATGGGAGGGAAACATAAGAAGCGTGCCATACACTAA
- a CDS encoding Spo0B domain-containing protein yields MRYKIVYTNFILLQLFLFLFLSYNYIANVFRVNSPIIILIMLIVTMLSIYLFYQLCSLLAKQMQAEKERIKYQEAEKLINSFRAKHHDFVNHLQVIMGLTQMKRNTEVINYVKELSKDLIQIEKLVNLKRPEIAVLISTKIASLSYLQADIDVTTSLENLQIAPDKLVGIFGNLLDNALYEIESQKEKWLKIKVYEEEGWYYFEITNPGSIPDDVLQKMFQAGFTTKGDQGSGMGLYIVQDLVQGNGGSIQVESQENKTKFTIKLPNTSLSRAIV; encoded by the coding sequence ATGAGATATAAAATTGTTTATACGAATTTTATCTTGCTCCAGCTTTTTCTCTTTCTATTTTTGTCCTATAACTATATAGCCAATGTATTTAGAGTTAACTCCCCTATCATAATTTTAATCATGCTGATTGTAACAATGTTAAGCATTTATTTGTTTTATCAATTGTGTTCTTTATTAGCTAAGCAGATGCAAGCTGAAAAAGAGCGTATTAAATATCAGGAGGCAGAAAAACTGATAAATTCCTTCCGTGCTAAGCACCATGATTTCGTTAACCATTTGCAGGTAATTATGGGATTAACTCAGATGAAGCGTAATACGGAAGTAATTAACTATGTTAAAGAATTATCTAAAGATTTAATTCAAATTGAAAAGTTGGTAAATTTAAAAAGGCCGGAAATTGCTGTTCTAATTAGCACTAAAATAGCAAGTTTAAGTTACTTACAGGCGGATATTGATGTTACTACTAGCCTAGAGAACTTGCAAATTGCCCCGGATAAACTAGTCGGAATATTTGGTAATCTGCTTGATAATGCTTTATATGAAATTGAGTCCCAAAAAGAAAAATGGTTGAAAATTAAAGTCTATGAAGAGGAAGGCTGGTATTATTTCGAGATTACTAATCCTGGCAGTATACCGGATGATGTGCTGCAAAAAATGTTCCAAGCGGGCTTTACAACTAAGGGAGACCAAGGAAGTGGAATGGGTCTATATATTGTGCAAGATTTGGTACAAGGAAACGGTGGATCAATTCAAGTAGAATCCCAGGAGAATAAAACAAAATTTACAATAAAGCTTCCAAATACTAGTTTAAGTAGGGCTATAGTTTAA